A DNA window from Mesorhizobium sp. C432A contains the following coding sequences:
- a CDS encoding response regulator — translation MSLSATIAPHLPFLRRFSRAVSGSQESGDALVAAMLEAIIADVDIFPQASSDRIALYKVFAKLFTSIAIRVPQEQAQSAWEQRAAANLNAIAPRPRQAFLLVAVEGFGEDEAAEILDVDAKEFSELLAQASNEISRQVATDVLIIEDEPLIAMDIEEMVESLGHHVVGTARTHTEAVAMFGKTRPKMVLADIQLADGSSGIDAVNEILSSTSVPVIFITAFPERLLTGERPEPAFLVTKPFNPDMVKALISQALFFDRQAKAAA, via the coding sequence ATGAGCCTTTCCGCAACCATCGCTCCGCACCTGCCGTTCCTGCGCCGCTTTTCACGCGCCGTATCCGGATCGCAGGAGAGTGGCGATGCGCTGGTAGCCGCGATGCTCGAAGCCATCATCGCCGACGTCGACATCTTCCCGCAAGCGTCAAGCGACCGCATCGCGCTCTACAAGGTATTCGCCAAACTGTTCACCTCCATTGCCATCCGCGTTCCGCAGGAGCAGGCGCAATCGGCATGGGAGCAGCGCGCCGCCGCCAATCTGAACGCCATTGCGCCACGGCCACGCCAGGCTTTCCTGCTGGTCGCGGTCGAAGGCTTCGGTGAAGACGAGGCAGCTGAAATTCTCGATGTCGACGCCAAGGAATTCTCCGAACTGCTTGCCCAGGCGAGCAACGAGATCTCTCGCCAGGTGGCGACCGATGTGCTGATCATCGAGGACGAGCCGCTGATCGCCATGGACATCGAGGAAATGGTCGAGAGCCTCGGCCACCACGTGGTCGGAACCGCGCGCACCCATACCGAGGCGGTGGCGATGTTCGGCAAGACAAGGCCGAAGATGGTGCTGGCCGACATTCAGCTTGCCGATGGCAGCTCGGGTATCGATGCGGTCAACGAAATCCTGTCGTCGACTTCGGTGCCGGTAATCTTCATCACCGCCTTCCCCGAACGTCTGCTGACCGGCGAGCGGCCTGAACCGGCCTTCCTCGTCACCAAGCCGTTCAATCCCGACATGGTCAAGGCGCTGATCAGCCAAGCGCTGTTCTTCGACCGGCAGGCCAAGGCCGCCGCGTGA
- a CDS encoding response regulator, whose translation MDVEQLCRDHGANDVVIARALAEIDEQKVVGEFDAAIVDLMLGGTSTLDFAARLRQSGLPFVFASGYSDPDEIKGSFPGIRLVTKPYSGTDLVEALAAACGRAPV comes from the coding sequence ATGGATGTCGAGCAGCTTTGCCGCGACCATGGCGCGAACGACGTAGTGATTGCCCGCGCTCTGGCCGAGATCGATGAGCAGAAGGTCGTTGGCGAGTTCGACGCCGCTATCGTGGACCTCATGCTGGGCGGAACGTCCACACTCGATTTCGCCGCGCGGCTGCGCCAATCGGGCCTGCCGTTTGTCTTTGCCTCCGGCTATTCGGACCCCGATGAGATCAAAGGGTCTTTTCCCGGCATCCGCCTGGTCACCAAGCCTTATTCGGGGACCGATCTCGTCGAGGCTCTGGCGGCGGCCTGCGGCCGCGCGCCAGTCTGA
- a CDS encoding DUF883 family protein, whose product MATAAGKTANESQTNADLEADIRQLKADIEKLTKQLAKTGEHGYGTARRAAAEGVDQLRAQGEAVFDSLRGNAKDLEAQITANVREKPVTSLAIAAGVGFLFALLARR is encoded by the coding sequence ATGGCAACTGCCGCAGGAAAAACCGCCAACGAAAGTCAGACGAACGCCGACCTGGAAGCCGACATTCGGCAGTTGAAGGCGGATATCGAAAAATTGACCAAGCAATTGGCCAAGACCGGCGAACATGGTTACGGCACGGCGCGGCGCGCTGCTGCCGAAGGCGTCGACCAGTTGCGCGCGCAGGGCGAAGCCGTCTTCGACAGCCTGCGTGGCAACGCCAAGGATCTTGAGGCCCAGATCACGGCCAATGTGCGCGAGAAGCCGGTCACTTCACTGGCGATCGCGGCCGGCGTCGGCTTCCTGTTTGCGCTTCTTGCCCGGCGCTAG
- a CDS encoding PAS domain-containing sensor histidine kinase, giving the protein MRSIGGGESGQGDEVIALHPAESGMQLGRALLHALHNAGISVLYQDRELKTVWARNMRAPWVSDTADSNGALPPAQAEQIAAAKSNVIASGNPERLELSVPTGDGMRWFQVWVDADRGHRGDVQGVVTTMVETTEQKRREQTLKTLLREVSHRSKNLLAIIQSIATQTGRYSETPDDFLKRFRGRLQSLASSQDLVTSSNWRGAALRELIRGQVVRYGADPAQSLRFNGVNPYLNPNAAIHIGLAMHELAVNSFSYGALARPDGFVEVTADLSNVAEAADKPALSLTWVEAIVANDNRRTEKRFGSVALERVVPASLNGTATLEITSDRLEYRLVVPHGNFETE; this is encoded by the coding sequence ATGCGTTCCATTGGCGGAGGCGAGAGCGGACAGGGCGACGAGGTGATCGCACTGCACCCGGCTGAAAGCGGAATGCAGCTTGGCCGGGCCTTGCTTCACGCTCTGCACAATGCCGGCATTTCCGTCCTCTATCAGGATCGTGAATTGAAGACTGTATGGGCCCGCAACATGCGTGCGCCGTGGGTTTCCGACACAGCCGACAGCAACGGCGCGTTGCCACCGGCGCAAGCTGAGCAAATCGCCGCCGCCAAAAGCAATGTGATCGCTTCCGGCAATCCGGAACGCCTTGAACTGAGTGTTCCCACCGGTGATGGCATGCGCTGGTTCCAGGTATGGGTCGATGCCGATCGGGGCCATCGCGGCGACGTGCAGGGCGTCGTCACCACGATGGTGGAAACCACCGAGCAGAAACGCCGCGAACAGACGCTGAAGACGCTGTTGCGCGAAGTCAGCCACCGCTCCAAGAACCTGTTGGCCATCATCCAGAGTATTGCCACCCAGACCGGCCGCTATTCCGAGACACCCGACGATTTCCTGAAGCGCTTTCGCGGCCGCCTGCAGTCACTGGCTTCCTCCCAGGATCTGGTAACGTCGTCGAACTGGCGGGGTGCAGCACTTCGCGAGCTTATCCGCGGCCAGGTCGTTCGCTACGGCGCCGATCCCGCGCAGAGCCTGCGCTTCAATGGCGTCAACCCCTACCTCAATCCCAACGCCGCCATTCATATCGGACTGGCAATGCACGAACTCGCCGTCAATTCATTCAGCTACGGCGCCCTGGCGCGGCCGGACGGCTTTGTCGAGGTAACTGCCGATCTGTCGAACGTCGCAGAGGCCGCCGACAAGCCGGCTTTGTCGCTGACCTGGGTCGAGGCCATTGTCGCCAATGATAACAGACGCACCGAGAAACGCTTCGGCAGCGTTGCCCTCGAACGTGTCGTGCCGGCATCGCTGAACGGCACGGCGACGCTGGAGATCACCAGTGACCGCCTCGAATATCGCCTGGTGGTTCCGCACGGCAATTTCGAAACCGAATGA
- a CDS encoding Crp/Fnr family transcriptional regulator, which produces MSGQNGRSFSSRQYPCEICPLRRLPVFREFEKQELAYVSMFKKGELAVDKGATVLVEGSQSAHLYTVLSGWAFRYKLLSDGRRQILNYSMPGDLIGLQGSLMGEMQHSVEALSPMLLCVFERENLHELYRNHPGLAYDITWLASREERMLDENLLSVGRRTAVERTAYLIAFIASRAAAVGLNGKAPVQIPITQQHVADTLGLSLVHTNKTIRKLIDRKLIAWRDGGCEVIDGEGLKDLARWEGLSEGRRPLI; this is translated from the coding sequence ATGTCTGGCCAGAATGGTCGTTCGTTTTCCAGCCGTCAGTACCCATGCGAGATCTGCCCGCTTCGGCGATTGCCGGTGTTCCGGGAATTCGAGAAGCAGGAGCTTGCCTATGTCAGCATGTTCAAGAAGGGCGAACTGGCCGTCGACAAGGGCGCCACAGTGCTGGTCGAAGGCAGCCAAAGTGCTCATCTCTACACCGTGCTTTCGGGCTGGGCCTTCCGCTACAAACTATTGTCGGACGGCAGGCGCCAGATCCTGAACTACTCCATGCCCGGCGATCTTATCGGGCTGCAGGGCAGCCTGATGGGCGAAATGCAGCACTCGGTCGAGGCGCTGTCGCCCATGCTGTTGTGCGTCTTCGAGCGTGAAAACCTGCACGAGCTCTACCGCAACCATCCGGGCCTTGCTTACGACATTACCTGGCTGGCGTCGCGCGAGGAGCGCATGCTGGACGAGAACCTGCTCAGCGTCGGCCGGCGCACGGCGGTCGAGCGCACCGCCTATCTCATTGCCTTCATCGCCAGCCGCGCGGCGGCAGTCGGGCTCAACGGCAAGGCGCCGGTGCAAATCCCGATTACCCAGCAGCATGTCGCCGATACGCTCGGCCTGTCGCTGGTCCACACCAACAAGACGATCCGCAAGCTCATCGATCGCAAGCTGATCGCCTGGCGCGACGGCGGTTGCGAAGTGATCGACGGGGAGGGGCTGAAGGATCTCGCGCGCTGGGAGGGCCTAAGCGAAGGCCGTCGGCCGCTGATCTGA
- the xylF gene encoding D-xylose ABC transporter substrate-binding protein, which produces MNRFAAAMLAGVAMSLALMSVAQAKDKVIGVSWSNFQEERWKTDEAAMKTAIEAAGDKYISADAQSNPGKQLTDVESLISQGANSLIILAQDASAIGPAVQKALDEGIPVVGYDRLIENKDVFYLTFDNKEVGRMQAREVFKAKPEGNYVFIKGSGSDPNADFLFSGSMEVLKEAIDSGKIKNVGEAYTDGWLPANAQKNMEQFLTANDNKVDAVVAANDGTAGGVVAALTAQGLAGTVPVSGQDGDHAALNRIALGTQTVSVWKDARELGKNAAEIASQLADGKKTGDIAGAKDFTTPGGNTVKSLFLTPVAITKDNLNVVIDAGWIKKDEVCTGVAAGSVAACN; this is translated from the coding sequence ATGAACAGATTTGCAGCCGCCATGCTGGCGGGTGTCGCCATGTCGCTGGCGCTGATGTCGGTCGCGCAGGCGAAGGACAAGGTCATCGGCGTGTCGTGGTCGAACTTCCAGGAAGAGCGCTGGAAGACCGACGAGGCGGCGATGAAAACGGCGATCGAGGCTGCCGGCGACAAGTACATTTCGGCCGACGCGCAGTCCAATCCCGGCAAGCAGCTGACCGACGTCGAAAGCCTGATCTCGCAGGGCGCCAACTCGCTGATCATCCTGGCGCAGGACGCCTCGGCCATCGGCCCGGCGGTGCAGAAGGCGCTGGACGAAGGCATTCCGGTCGTCGGCTATGACCGCCTGATCGAGAACAAGGACGTCTTCTACCTGACCTTCGATAACAAGGAAGTCGGCCGCATGCAGGCCCGCGAAGTGTTCAAGGCGAAGCCCGAAGGCAACTATGTCTTCATCAAGGGCTCGGGCTCGGATCCGAATGCCGATTTCCTGTTCTCGGGCTCGATGGAAGTGCTCAAGGAAGCCATCGACTCGGGCAAGATCAAGAATGTCGGCGAGGCCTATACCGATGGCTGGCTGCCGGCCAATGCCCAGAAGAACATGGAACAGTTCCTGACCGCCAATGACAACAAGGTCGATGCCGTGGTTGCGGCCAATGACGGCACCGCCGGCGGCGTTGTCGCCGCGCTGACGGCGCAGGGCCTTGCCGGAACGGTTCCGGTCTCCGGCCAGGACGGCGACCATGCCGCTCTGAACCGCATCGCGCTCGGCACGCAGACGGTGTCGGTGTGGAAGGACGCGCGCGAACTCGGCAAGAACGCCGCCGAGATCGCCTCGCAGCTTGCCGATGGCAAGAAGACGGGCGACATTGCCGGCGCCAAGGACTTCACCACGCCTGGCGGCAACACCGTCAAGTCGCTGTTCCTGACCCCCGTCGCGATCACCAAGGACAACCTCAACGTCGTCATCGACGCCGGCTGGATCAAGAAGGACGAAGTCTGCACGGGCGTCGCCGCCGGCAGCGTCGCGGCTTGCAACTGA
- a CDS encoding CHASE domain-containing protein, with protein sequence MKKFFPILAFIAVALISLTMAGFAYFATQEAARIKFEATADDALNRIESRIDLHLSLLRSTQALFDARNGEISGSEFKAFFSALDVDNNFAGLRGIGYLRLAKTGDEAAVERDMLRDRGAAHTVYPDTTQPWRTPVVLFEPLDPANESTIGYDMFTEPVRREAIEKAMADDAQHASGLVQLGQDTGAAQTFTGFLVFVRLNVETAPDGINASRSSTSGLLYAAFRARDLFQTALSRTPLLPVNTAVYDGTADADNLLFQSETPPVASFGDRLLVTRKIIVAGRPWTVLFRPTSAFSQPSSRAIPVMLGLFGLLLAGAIALVARYQERAYDAKSLLHETTEKSLLEKDLMLQEMKHRIKNSITRVLAIARQTAAQATDVKEFSTSFSARLQAMAASQDMLTRSRWQKADLGDLLRIELGQVFGKELPEGILSGPQVLLDERTTQALGLTFHELATNALKYGEAGNSVGALKVDWSFEGRGSERMLVLNWREAGQKELEAPAKTGFGTKLIDLNVTRELRGTIARDFRIDGLTVEIRIPQPDAVKQTEAG encoded by the coding sequence TTGAAGAAGTTTTTCCCGATCCTTGCCTTCATTGCCGTTGCACTGATCAGCCTGACGATGGCGGGCTTCGCCTATTTCGCGACCCAGGAAGCGGCGCGCATCAAGTTCGAGGCGACGGCCGACGACGCGCTCAACCGCATCGAAAGCCGTATCGATCTGCATCTGTCACTGCTGCGCTCGACGCAGGCGCTGTTCGACGCCCGCAATGGCGAGATTTCAGGTAGCGAATTCAAGGCCTTCTTCAGCGCCCTCGATGTCGATAACAATTTCGCCGGCCTGCGCGGCATCGGCTATCTCAGGCTGGCCAAGACCGGTGACGAAGCGGCGGTCGAGCGCGACATGTTGCGCGACCGCGGCGCCGCCCACACGGTCTATCCGGACACGACACAGCCATGGCGCACGCCCGTCGTGCTGTTCGAGCCGCTCGACCCTGCCAACGAATCCACCATCGGCTACGACATGTTCACCGAGCCGGTGCGGCGCGAGGCGATCGAAAAAGCGATGGCCGATGACGCACAGCACGCAAGCGGTCTGGTCCAGCTCGGCCAGGACACTGGCGCGGCGCAGACCTTTACCGGTTTCCTGGTCTTCGTCAGGCTCAATGTCGAAACCGCGCCGGATGGTATCAATGCGTCCAGATCATCGACATCAGGCCTTCTCTACGCGGCCTTCCGCGCCCGCGACCTGTTCCAGACCGCGCTCAGCCGCACGCCTTTGCTGCCGGTCAACACCGCGGTCTATGACGGCACGGCCGACGCCGACAATCTTCTGTTCCAGTCGGAAACGCCGCCGGTTGCGAGCTTTGGCGACAGGCTGTTGGTGACGCGCAAGATCATCGTCGCCGGTCGGCCGTGGACGGTGCTGTTTCGGCCGACAAGTGCATTTTCGCAACCGTCCTCGCGCGCCATTCCGGTCATGCTCGGGCTGTTCGGCCTGCTTCTGGCCGGGGCCATCGCGTTGGTGGCGCGCTACCAGGAGCGCGCCTACGACGCCAAGTCGCTGCTGCATGAAACGACGGAAAAAAGCCTGCTCGAAAAGGATTTGATGCTGCAGGAGATGAAGCATCGGATCAAGAATTCGATCACGCGGGTGCTGGCGATTGCGCGCCAGACGGCAGCGCAAGCAACCGACGTGAAGGAGTTCTCAACTTCCTTCTCAGCCCGCCTGCAGGCAATGGCGGCTTCCCAGGATATGCTGACGCGTTCGCGCTGGCAGAAGGCCGATCTTGGCGACCTGCTGCGCATCGAGCTCGGCCAGGTGTTCGGCAAGGAGCTTCCGGAAGGGATATTGTCAGGGCCTCAGGTGCTGCTCGACGAGAGGACGACGCAGGCGCTTGGCCTGACCTTTCACGAACTGGCGACGAATGCGCTGAAATATGGCGAGGCCGGCAATTCCGTGGGTGCGCTCAAGGTCGACTGGTCGTTCGAGGGGCGCGGGTCCGAGCGGATGCTGGTTCTGAACTGGCGCGAGGCCGGGCAGAAGGAACTCGAAGCGCCGGCGAAGACCGGCTTCGGCACCAAGCTGATCGACCTCAATGTCACGCGCGAATTGCGCGGCACGATTGCCCGAGATTTTCGCATCGATGGGCTTACGGTGGAAATCAGGATCCCGCAGCCTGATGCAGTCAAACAAACGGAGGCCGGCTGA
- a CDS encoding sugar ABC transporter permease has translation MTDTTSNPQADTARASELGAVARFLKATELDTRMLGMVGALLVIWVGIHILSGGLFLTPRNLWNLSVQTSSVAIMATGMVLVIVMRNIDLSVGSVEGVIGMIMGVAQAEFLIRVIGFQLGNPWLWVVALAAGVVLGLLIGAFQGFIIAYMQVPAFIVTLGGLLVWRGMAWLITSGRTVAPLDATFQLMGGGPRGSIGAAASWIVGIVACAAVAFALLNGRSQRKRFSFPLRPVWAETLLGVVTCAAILGAVWIANSYPWPIGIVRQYAQQNGITVPEGGLFIAHGIAIPVLMAVIVGIIMTFITKRTRFGRYVFAIGGNPEAAELAGINTRWVTMKVFMIMGVLAAISAAISSARLNASTNALGTLDELLVIAAAVIGGTSLAGGAGTVMGAMLGALLMQSLQSGMVLLGIDSPLQSIVVGAVLVIAVWLDTVYRKRV, from the coding sequence ATGACCGACACGACCTCAAATCCGCAGGCCGATACGGCACGAGCGTCTGAACTCGGCGCGGTCGCCCGGTTCCTGAAAGCGACCGAGCTCGACACGCGCATGCTCGGCATGGTCGGCGCGCTGCTGGTCATCTGGGTCGGCATACATATCCTGTCGGGTGGGCTTTTCCTGACGCCGCGCAATCTTTGGAACCTGTCGGTGCAGACGTCCTCGGTCGCGATCATGGCGACCGGCATGGTATTGGTCATCGTGATGCGCAACATCGACCTTTCGGTGGGCTCCGTCGAAGGCGTGATCGGCATGATCATGGGCGTGGCACAGGCCGAATTCCTGATTCGCGTCATCGGCTTCCAGCTTGGAAACCCCTGGCTCTGGGTCGTCGCGCTTGCCGCCGGCGTGGTGCTTGGTCTGCTGATCGGCGCGTTCCAGGGCTTCATCATCGCCTATATGCAGGTTCCGGCCTTCATCGTGACGCTTGGTGGCCTGCTGGTCTGGCGTGGCATGGCATGGCTCATCACCAGCGGGCGCACGGTCGCGCCACTCGACGCCACCTTCCAGCTGATGGGCGGCGGACCACGCGGCTCGATTGGCGCCGCTGCCAGCTGGATCGTCGGCATCGTCGCCTGCGCGGCGGTCGCCTTCGCGCTGCTCAACGGTCGCTCACAGCGCAAGCGCTTCAGCTTTCCACTGCGCCCCGTCTGGGCCGAGACCTTGCTTGGCGTGGTCACTTGCGCGGCCATCCTCGGCGCCGTGTGGATCGCCAATTCCTATCCATGGCCGATCGGCATCGTGCGCCAGTACGCACAGCAGAACGGCATCACCGTTCCCGAAGGCGGGCTGTTCATCGCGCATGGCATCGCCATACCGGTGCTAATGGCGGTGATTGTCGGCATCATCATGACGTTCATCACCAAGCGCACGCGTTTCGGCCGCTATGTCTTCGCCATCGGGGGCAATCCGGAGGCTGCGGAACTCGCCGGCATCAACACGCGCTGGGTGACCATGAAGGTGTTCATGATCATGGGTGTGCTGGCTGCAATCAGCGCGGCGATCTCGTCGGCCCGTCTCAATGCGTCAACCAATGCGCTGGGCACACTGGACGAGCTTTTGGTGATCGCGGCCGCTGTCATCGGCGGCACGTCGCTCGCGGGCGGCGCCGGAACGGTGATGGGCGCCATGCTCGGCGCGCTACTGATGCAGTCGCTGCAATCCGGCATGGTGCTGCTCGGCATCGACTCGCCGCTGCAGAGCATTGTCGTTGGCGCTGTCCTGGTCATCGCCGTCTGGCTCGACACCGTCTACCGCAAGCGCGTCTAG
- a CDS encoding NepR family anti-sigma factor translates to MKDMNKETLAGAADRRRANSGDPLGANSEIGRKLKQYYDELVSDNVPDRFAQLLSQLEKAEPAQKKD, encoded by the coding sequence ATGAAGGACATGAATAAAGAAACGCTGGCTGGCGCCGCTGACAGGCGCCGGGCCAATTCCGGCGACCCGCTCGGGGCGAATTCGGAAATCGGCCGCAAACTCAAACAATATTATGACGAGCTGGTCTCGGACAATGTGCCGGATCGCTTTGCCCAGTTGCTCAGCCAACTGGAAAAGGCCGAACCTGCACAGAAGAAGGACTGA
- a CDS encoding DUF1328 domain-containing protein, whose protein sequence is MLYWALVFLVVAIIAGALGFGGIAGTSAGIAQILFFIFLAFLVISLLAGLFRRAS, encoded by the coding sequence ATGCTCTACTGGGCGCTCGTATTTCTCGTCGTGGCGATCATCGCCGGCGCGCTTGGTTTCGGCGGCATCGCCGGTACCTCGGCCGGTATCGCGCAAATATTGTTCTTCATCTTTCTCGCCTTCCTCGTCATCTCGCTTCTGGCCGGCCTGTTCAGACGGGCATCGTAG
- a CDS encoding ATP-binding cassette domain-containing protein gives MEKTAPTGTPLIDMRNISIAFGGIRAVDDASIDLFPGEVVALLGHNGAGKSTLIKILSGAYKRDAGQILVNGQEASISNPRDAKKYGIETIYQTLALADNVDAAANLFLGRELMTAWGTLDDVAMEAEARKVMGRLNPRFQRFKEPVIKLSGGQRQSVAIARAILFNARILIMDEPTAALGPQETAQVGELVKQLKADGIGIFLISHDIHDVFELADRVCVMKNGQVVGTALTTDVTQDEVLGMIILGKCPPGAIPGPGALKIAA, from the coding sequence ATGGAAAAAACTGCTCCCACCGGTACGCCACTGATCGACATGCGCAACATCTCGATCGCGTTCGGTGGCATTCGCGCCGTCGACGATGCGTCCATCGATCTTTTCCCGGGCGAAGTGGTGGCGCTGCTTGGCCACAACGGCGCCGGTAAGTCGACGCTGATCAAGATCCTGTCGGGCGCCTACAAGCGCGATGCCGGCCAGATCTTGGTCAACGGCCAGGAGGCCTCGATCTCCAATCCGCGCGACGCCAAGAAATACGGCATCGAAACGATCTACCAGACGCTTGCGCTGGCCGACAATGTCGACGCTGCCGCCAACCTCTTCCTCGGCCGCGAACTGATGACCGCGTGGGGGACACTCGACGATGTCGCCATGGAGGCCGAGGCGCGCAAGGTGATGGGCCGGCTCAATCCGCGCTTCCAGCGCTTCAAGGAGCCCGTGATCAAGCTATCGGGCGGCCAGCGCCAGTCGGTGGCGATCGCACGCGCCATCCTGTTCAACGCCCGCATCCTGATCATGGACGAACCGACGGCCGCGCTTGGGCCGCAGGAGACGGCGCAGGTCGGCGAACTGGTAAAGCAGCTCAAGGCCGACGGCATCGGCATTTTCCTGATCAGCCACGACATTCACGACGTGTTCGAGCTTGCCGACCGGGTCTGCGTAATGAAGAACGGCCAGGTCGTCGGCACCGCGCTCACCACCGATGTGACGCAGGACGAAGTGCTCGGCATGATCATCCTGGGAAAGTGCCCGCCCGGCGCCATTCCCGGTCCGGGTGCGCTGAAGATCGCGGCCTGA
- a CDS encoding sigma-70 family RNA polymerase sigma factor, which produces MAAVSQGFKTDLLGSIPSLRAFAVSLTQNADKADDLVQETLVKAWDKHESFQPGTNLKAWLFTILRNEFYSQMRKRGREVQDSDGIMTARLAVHPAQHGQLDLKDFRGALEQLPEDQREAIILIGASGFSYEEAAEICGCAVGTIKSRVSRARTRLQEILKISGEDEYGPDAISSQVTGSNAA; this is translated from the coding sequence ATGGCAGCTGTCTCACAAGGGTTCAAGACCGACCTGCTCGGCTCGATCCCGAGCCTGCGGGCCTTTGCCGTGTCGCTGACGCAGAATGCCGACAAGGCCGACGATCTGGTGCAGGAGACGCTGGTCAAGGCTTGGGACAAGCATGAGAGCTTTCAGCCCGGCACCAATCTCAAGGCATGGCTGTTCACCATCCTGCGCAACGAGTTCTATTCCCAGATGCGCAAGCGCGGCCGCGAGGTGCAGGACAGCGACGGCATCATGACGGCCAGGCTTGCCGTTCATCCGGCTCAGCACGGCCAGCTTGACCTCAAGGATTTTCGCGGCGCGCTCGAGCAACTCCCCGAGGACCAGCGCGAAGCCATCATCCTCATCGGCGCTTCAGGCTTTTCCTATGAAGAGGCCGCCGAAATCTGCGGCTGTGCGGTCGGAACGATCAAAAGCCGGGTCAGCCGGGCCCGCACGCGGTTGCAGGAGATCCTGAAAATCTCCGGTGAAGACGAATACGGGCCGGACGCAATCTCGTCCCAGGTGACGGGTTCAAACGCTGCCTGA
- a CDS encoding YMGG-like glycine zipper-containing protein gives MRKLIIAMVTVVAVSGCSTTEQDVGVGAGVGALAGGLIGGGKGALIGAAVGAGSGLLVRNLRNGYCQYRDNRGRLYTARC, from the coding sequence ATGCGGAAATTGATTATTGCCATGGTTACGGTGGTCGCCGTCAGCGGCTGCAGCACGACCGAGCAGGATGTCGGTGTCGGCGCCGGTGTCGGTGCTTTGGCCGGCGGACTGATCGGCGGCGGCAAGGGTGCGCTGATCGGCGCAGCCGTTGGCGCCGGTTCCGGCCTGCTGGTGCGCAACCTGCGCAACGGCTATTGCCAGTATCGCGACAATCGCGGCCGGCTCTACACCGCTCGCTGCTGA